A DNA window from Macadamia integrifolia cultivar HAES 741 chromosome 4, SCU_Mint_v3, whole genome shotgun sequence contains the following coding sequences:
- the LOC122077097 gene encoding AP-4 complex subunit mu isoform X3, which yields MSPSLVLELLQRIARVIKDYLGVLNEDSLRKNFVLVYELLDEVIDFGYVQTTSTEVLKSYIFNEPIVVDAARLPPLGPASMFMQGTKRMPGTAVTKSVVANEPGGRKREEIFVDIIEKISVTFSSSGYILTSEIDGTIQMKSYLTGNPEIRLALNEDLSIGRDGRSIYDYSSSSGGGMVILDDCNFHESVHLDSFDIDRTLTLVPPDGEFPVMNYRMTQEFKPPFRINALIEEAGPFRAEVILKIRADFSSNITANTILVQLPVPTYTNRVSFELEPGAVGNTTDFREANKRIEWGLKKIVGGSEHTLRAKLTFSQEPHANIMKEAGPVSMTFTIPMYNASRLQVRYLQIAKKSKTYNPYRWVRYVTQANSYVARI from the exons ATGTCGCCTTCTCTTGTTTTGGAGCTGTTACAACGGATTGCACGTGTCATTAAAGATTACCTTGGGGTTCTCAATGAagattcattaagaaagaactTTGTTCTTGTCTATGAGTTGCTTGATGAAGTCATT GACTTTGGTTATGTACAAACGACGTCTACTGAAGTACTGAAATCCTATATATTCAATGAACCAATTGTTGTTGATGCTGCACGGTTGCCTCCTCTTGGCCCTGCTTCCATGTTCATG CAAGGCACCAAAAGAATGCCGGGGACAGCTGTCACAAAATCTGTTGTAGCAAATGAGCCTGGGGGTAGGAAGAGGGAGGAAATATTTGTTGACATAATAGAGAAAATAAGTGTCACATTCAGCTCTAGT GGTTACATACTTACTTCTGAAATTGATGGCACCATCCAAATGAAGAGTTATCTTACAGGCAACCCAGAAATCCGTTTAGCTCTTAACGAGGACCTGAGCATAGGGAGAGATGGGAGGTCTATATATG ACTATAGTAGTTCTTCTGGAGGAGGGATGGTGATACTGGATGATTGTAACTTCCATGAGTCTGTGCATCTTGATAGTTTTGACATTGACCGGACTTTGACTTTG gTACCCCCAGATGGCGAATTTCCTGTGATGAACTACCGTATGACCCAGGAGTTCAAGCCTCCTTTTCGTATTAATGCTTTGATTGAAGAAGCAGGGCCATTTAGG gCTGAAGTGATACTCAAAATACGTGCTGATTTCTCATCAAACATCACTGCAAACACAATTTTAGTACAATTACCGGTGCCAACGTACACTAATAG AGTCAGTTTTGAGTTGGAACCTGGTGCAGTTGGAAACACAACCGATTTCAGGGAAGCAAATAAGAGAATTGAGTGGGGCTTAAAAAAG ATTGTTGGTGGATCGGAACATACTTTACGTGCAAAGCTCACATTTTCGCAAGAACCACATG CAAATATCATGAAGGAAGCTGGACCAGTAAGCATGACTTTCACAATACCAATGTATAATGCCTCCAGACTTCAG
- the LOC122077097 gene encoding AP-4 complex subunit mu isoform X2 yields MISQFFVLSLRGDNIVFRDYRGDVPKGSAEIFFRKVKFWKEDEEEEAPPVFNLDGVNYFHVKVAGLLFVATTRVNMSPSLVLELLQRIARVIKDYLGVLNEDSLRKNFVLVYELLDEVIDFGYVQTTSTEVLKSYIFNEPIVVDAARLPPLGPASMFMQGTKRMPGTAVTKSVVANEPGGRKREEIFVDIIEKISVTFSSSGYILTSEIDGTIQMKSYLTGNPEIRLALNEDLSIGRDGRSIYDYSSSSGGGMVILDDCNFHESVHLDSFDIDRTLTLVPPDGEFPVMNYRMTQEFKPPFRINALIEEAGPFRAEVILKIRADFSSNITANTILVQLPVPTYTNRVSFELEPGAVGNTTDFREANKRIEWGLKKIVGGSEHTLRAKLTFSQEPHANIMKEAGPVSMTFTIPMYNASRLQVRYLQIAKKSKTYNPYRWVRYVTQANSYVARI; encoded by the exons ATGATCTCGCAGTTCTTTGTTTTGTCGCTAAGGGGTGACAACATAGTTTTCCGTGACT ATCGTGGTGATGTACCAAAGGGAAGTGCAGAGATATTTTTTCGCAAAGTAAAATTTTGgaaggaagatgaagaggagGAGGCACCACCTGTTTTT AACTTGGATGGGGTGAACTACTTTCATGTGAAGGTCGCTGGATTGCTATTCGTTGCAACTACAAGAGTTAATATGTCGCCTTCTCTTGTTTTGGAGCTGTTACAACGGATTGCACGTGTCATTAAAGATTACCTTGGGGTTCTCAATGAagattcattaagaaagaactTTGTTCTTGTCTATGAGTTGCTTGATGAAGTCATT GACTTTGGTTATGTACAAACGACGTCTACTGAAGTACTGAAATCCTATATATTCAATGAACCAATTGTTGTTGATGCTGCACGGTTGCCTCCTCTTGGCCCTGCTTCCATGTTCATG CAAGGCACCAAAAGAATGCCGGGGACAGCTGTCACAAAATCTGTTGTAGCAAATGAGCCTGGGGGTAGGAAGAGGGAGGAAATATTTGTTGACATAATAGAGAAAATAAGTGTCACATTCAGCTCTAGT GGTTACATACTTACTTCTGAAATTGATGGCACCATCCAAATGAAGAGTTATCTTACAGGCAACCCAGAAATCCGTTTAGCTCTTAACGAGGACCTGAGCATAGGGAGAGATGGGAGGTCTATATATG ACTATAGTAGTTCTTCTGGAGGAGGGATGGTGATACTGGATGATTGTAACTTCCATGAGTCTGTGCATCTTGATAGTTTTGACATTGACCGGACTTTGACTTTG gTACCCCCAGATGGCGAATTTCCTGTGATGAACTACCGTATGACCCAGGAGTTCAAGCCTCCTTTTCGTATTAATGCTTTGATTGAAGAAGCAGGGCCATTTAGG gCTGAAGTGATACTCAAAATACGTGCTGATTTCTCATCAAACATCACTGCAAACACAATTTTAGTACAATTACCGGTGCCAACGTACACTAATAG AGTCAGTTTTGAGTTGGAACCTGGTGCAGTTGGAAACACAACCGATTTCAGGGAAGCAAATAAGAGAATTGAGTGGGGCTTAAAAAAG ATTGTTGGTGGATCGGAACATACTTTACGTGCAAAGCTCACATTTTCGCAAGAACCACATG CAAATATCATGAAGGAAGCTGGACCAGTAAGCATGACTTTCACAATACCAATGTATAATGCCTCCAGACTTCAG